DNA sequence from the Sinorhizobium sp. RAC02 genome:
TGGCCCACCAGGCCGGCAAACACCACCGCGGCGGCGAAGTAGCCGATATCCGCGTCCGCCAGGAAATAGCCGATGACGAGGTATTCGATCCGGGTGAGCAGGACGATGTCGATCGCGTCGCTTGCCCACATGCTGCGGCGATAGCTCTGCATTTCGGGCGACACGGTGGTTGCGTCCGACGCGGAGCGGCGGCCGAGGTGTTTTGGCAGGCTGAGAGCCTGCGGCAGGTAGCGGGTCAGCATGCCGAGAAAGGCGCCGCCCGGCCCCACGAGAAACGCGCCGATGAAGACAAGCGGTATCTGAAAAAGGCTGCCGACGGCGGTGATGGCCGCAACCTCGCCGAAGCGCCCGCGCCCACGCGCCGTAGCGGCCGAGAAAGCGGAAAAGACATAGGCTAGGAAAAGCACACTCGCGGCGATCCAGATCCAGGGCGCAGGGCGGTCCAGGGTTCGGTGGTAGAGGCCATAGCCAAGCAGCAGCAGGAAAACCGCCAGCACAACGGGCAGGAACGACCGGAAAGCCTGCCGTACAACCGGCTGCCATGCAGCCTCGCCCTGATCACGCAGCGCTGCGACGTAGCGCAGCACCATCTGCGGAAAACCCCGGTCCGCAAGCGCCGCGGCGCAGACGACCACCCACATCGCATAGGCGACCGTGCCCGAGCCGGCGGGGCCGAGCACACGCGCGTTTATGACGCTGACGAGGAAGCCTGCCATCAGCGACACGAGTGTTGCCGCCAAATTGAGCAAGGAAGAGCCGAGGATGCTGGTCATTCGCCCTTTTCTCACGAAAAGATAACTTTGCATTAAATAAAGCCGGGCATTGGTGGAGCGTGGCAAAATAAAGGCGGTGGGGGCGATCATGGAGAAACCGGAGCGCAAGGAGACGTTCCTTGTCCCCGGCTATCAGCAGCGGACGCTCAAGGAGATGTTCCATCACCTGATCTGGCGCGTGATCAAGCCGCTGCCGGACAAGCCGTACCTCAAGCTGAAATACTGGGTCATCAAGGGTCAATGGCCGAATATCGACCAGCCAAGGACGTTTTGCGAGAAGGTGCAGGCGCGCAAGCTCTACGATCGCAAGCCGGTCTATGCGACGCTGGTCGACAAGGCCGCTGTAAAGCCCTTCGTTGCCGAAAAGCTCGGGCCGGCCTATGTGACGCCGACCTATTGGGTCGGTACGGATCTTTCGACGGTGGATTGGACGGCGGTTCCGTTGCCGGCCGTGGTAAAACCCACCCATGCCAGCGCGCAGGGACGGTTCCTTTATGCGCAGGACGACATCCAGCGGCTGCTTGCGGAAAACCCCGCGCCGGCGTGGCTGCAGCTTGACCATGCCCAGTATAATCGCGAATGGGCCTATAGCGGCGTGAAACCGCAGGTCCTCATAGAGGCGATGCTCGTCGTCGATGGCGGCGTGCCGTGGGACTACCGCTTCTTCACCTTTAACGGTGTCGTTTCCCATATCGAGATCAACTTGCGGATCGATGGCGAAGGCTATGCCTGCCACTACACGCCGGACTGGGAAAAGCTGCCGTTCCACGATCCCGACTACCTGACATTCTATCCGGGTGATGTGCCGAAGCCGGCCCGTTTCGACGAGATGATGCGCGTTGCCCAGACCATCGGCCGCGGCTTCGACTTCCTGCGCATCGACCTCTATGCCAGCGACGACTGGATCAAGCTCGGTGAGCTGACGCTTTATCCCGGCGGTGGCTTCGAGCGCTTCGATCCCCCACAGTACGACCGCTTGATCGGCGACAAATGGACACTCGATTTCGACCTGCCGAACGCCGCCTAGCGGGCAGCCGTTGACCACGGCGGTTCGTCATTCGATAAGGGCGGACCACGCGAACCGGGGGCGATGCGTTGAAGACACCGAAAGCCGCTCCGGCGCCGAACGACGATGCGGACGCTTCCACGCCGATGACCAAGACCGGCAGACAGGATCGTCGCCATCTGCGCGGGCAGGCGAGCGCACAGCGTATCATCGACACCACCATCCGCCTCATCGCAGAGGAAGGGATTGCCGGTGTCACCATGCAGCGCATCGCCCGCGAAATCGGCTCCTCCAATGCGCTGGTGGTGTTTCACTTCGGCTCGAAGGAAAAGCTGTTTCGTGCGGTTCTCGAATATCTGGACGAACAGTTCGCCCGGCTTTGGGAAGAGACGGTGAACAAGCCCGGTCTTTTGGCCGCCGAACGCGTCGTCGCCTCCATTGACTGCGCCCGGCATTTCCGCAATCAGCATCCCGACTGGGTCTCGGTCTGGGTCGTGTTCGGCAGCGATCGGCAAACCATGCAGCTCGACCGCCTGATCAGCCTGCCGAGCGACCAGGCCTATCTCGCCCAGTCACGCACGCTGCTGGCCGAGGTGGCACGGGATGGCGGGTATGAGGGCGTGGATACGGATACGCTCGCCGAGGGTCTGAACTACCTCGTTCAGGGCGCCTGGTACTGGGATACGTTCAATCCAGACATGGTCCGTTCGGACGCCCTGCACAAGACGGCCATGGCCCTGCTGCGCCAGGCTTTTCCGAGAAGTTTTCCGGGGTGAGCGCAAAAAAAGAGCCCCGCACGAAGCGGGGCAGCAAGCGCCACGGTTTGGCTCCCAATGACGCGGGGAAGCTCGCGGGTTGCGCGAGTGATATCCCAGTAGGATGTTGCCGAAATGCAGGGAAGGTCTGATTCGGCGATTCCGGTACGCTCGTGCAAATAAACTGCAGAAGCCGCTGGTTTGGCCTCTCTCAGGCGGCAAATGCCTGAGAAATGAGCAACGGCCCTGTCCATGTCAACCATGCGCGCATCGCCTATGGGGCGTCCTTCAAGATCGCGGAAAAGCGCGGGTCGAAGGCGCGGCGGATTGGTTCGGCTGCCGCGCCAAGCGCTACCGCCCAGAGGCCGATCATGCCGATCTGCAGGCGGGGCAGACTGCGGTCGGGCCGGTCGGCGTTCGACGGGAGGAGGGGGAACATCGCCTCAAACAGCCGATTTGCAAGCGGGCCTGGCGCGCTACCGGAAAGGATCACCGTCTGCGGGTCGAAAATCGTTTCGACCATATGCACCGCCTGCCGCATGTCGGCAGCAGCGCCGGCTATCCAATCAAGGATGCGCGGGTCCCCCGCAAGTGTGAGCCGCTCGACGTCGGCATAGGCTTCGGTGGTCGCCGAATCGAGGCCGAGATGCTGGAACAGCGAGGCGAGCGAGGCGCGATGCTCGAGCGGCGACTGGGTGCCGCCGCGCGAAAACAGCACCATGCCGATCTCGCCAGCATTGCTGTTGCTGCCGGTGTAGAGTTCTCCGCCGAGGATGAGGCCAGCGCCGATACCATAGCCGAAATAGATGCAGACGGCGTGATCGAGGCCATCGGCGGCCCCATTCATTCTTTCTGCCGTCGCGCAGGCCGTCGCATCGTTCTGCAGGCTGGTGACAAGCCCCGTGCCGGCCGCCAACGTTTCCACCAGCGGAAAGGATTGCCACTGCGCCATCATCCAGGTGTCGTCATCTGAGGGCGGTAACCCGAACGGGCCCGGCATGGCGACCCCCAGGCCGGCAAGCCTGTGCACGGATTCCGGAAAGCGGGCGACTAGATCGCGGCGAACGGTATCGATCAGGTGGAGAATAAGCTTGCTGCCTTCCGCAGGGCCGCCGGGCGGTAGGTTTGCCACGACACGCGCCACTTCGTGGCCCATCAGGTCGACGGCGACGACGCGCGTCAGGTGACGGTCAATCTGCACGCCGAGCGCAAAGGCGCCTTCCGGAACCAGCCGGTAGGGCGTCGAAGGCTGCCCCCGCGCGCCGCGAACCACCTCTTGCGAGGCGACGAGCCCGTCCACTTCAAGGCTTTCGATAAGGTTTGAAATTGTCTGCTTGGTCAGCCGGGTGGCGCGGGCGAGATCGGCGCGCGACAGCGACCCGTTCAGGCGGATGGCCTCGATGATGACGCGCCGGTTATGCGCGCTCGTACCTTCCTGATTGGTCCCGCTCTTGGCACGGATCGTCCGCAAATCATGCATCGGCAATTCCCTCTTGACACCATTTGAATAATACAGAACATTTAAGTCAAGCCATTTGACTTAATAGGGACCAAAGAGTTCCAGGGAACACGAACCACGGACGGGCCTACACAACGACAGGCGCCTTTTCGTTACTTTCGCAATCAAGAAGCAAACCGGAGGAAGACATGTTGAAATCAATCAAGAAATCCCTGCTTGGCGCGACGCTGATCGCGGCCGTTTCGGCCCCGCACGCCTTTGCTGAAACCACGCTTAACGCCCTCTTCATGGCGCAGGCCGCCTATAGCGAAGCCGATGTGCGCGCTATGACCGACGCCTTCAGCAAGGCGAACCCGGACGTCAAGGTGAACCTCGAATTCGTTCCCTACGAGGGCCTGCACGACAAGGCGGTGCTCGCGCAAGGGTCCGGCAGCGGCTATGACGTCGTGCTGTTCGACGTGATCTGGCCGGCTGAGTACGCGACGAACAACGTGCTTGTCGACGTTTCCTCGCGCATTACCGACGAGATGAAGAAGGGCGTGCTGCCGGGCGCCTGGACGACCGTCAATTATGACGGCAAGTCCTACGGCATGCCGTGGATCCTCGACACGAAATACCTGTTCTATAACAAGGAAATTCTCGAAAAGGCCGGCATCAAGGCGCCGCCGAAGACCTGGGCCGAACTCAACGATCAGGCCAAGATCATCAAGGACAAGGGCCTGCTGGCGACGCCGATCGCCTGGAGCTGGTCGCAGGCCGAAGCCGCGATCTGCGACTACACCACGCTGGTCAGTGCCTATGGCGGCGAGTTCCTGAAGGACGGCAAGCCGGCCTTTACCGAAGGCGGCGGTCTCGACGCGCTGAAATACATGGTCGACAGCTACAAGTCGGGCCTCACCAACCCGAACTCCAAGGAGTTCCTGGAAGAGGACGTACGCAACGTCTTCCAGAACGGCGAGGCGGCCTTCGCACTGAACTGGACCTACATGTACAACATGGCCAATGGCGGCAAGGACAGCAAGGTTGCCGGCAAGGTCGGCGTCGTGCCGGCACCGGGCGTCGAAGGCAAGAGCACGGTTTCGGCCGTCAACGGCTCGATGGGTCTCGGCGTCACCACGACGAGCAAACATCCCGATGAGGCCTGGAAATATATCGTGCACATGACCTCGCAGGAGACGCAGAACGCCTATGCGAAGCTCAGCCTGCCGATCTGGGCGTCCTCCTACGAAGATGCAGCTGTCACTGCCGGCCAGGAAGAGCTGATCGCCGCCGCCAAGCTCGGGTTGGCGGCGATGTATCCGCGTCCGACGACGGCGAAGTATCAGGAACTGTCCACGGCGCTCCAGCAGGCCATTCAGGAGGCTCTGCTCGATCAGGCGTCGCCCGAAGACGCGCTGAAGTCCGCCGCGGAAAACAGCGGCCTCTGATAATCATACCTTGCGGGCGGCCCCGGTCGCCCGCACACTTTCCTTCCCGACAATCGATGACGAGGACGCTATGTCCGGCACCTGGATGACCACCCGGGCATGGCTTCTCATGCTGCCGCTTCTGATAATCATGCTCGCCGTGATCGGCTGGCCGATGATCGACACGGTCCGGCTGTCCTTCACCGACGCCAAGCTGGTCGGCGCTTCCGGCAATTTCGTCGGCGTCGACAATTACCTGAAAATGCTGGGCAGCAGCAACTTCCAACGCGCCCTCTGGGCGACCACCTGGTTTGCCGTGGTGTCCGTGACGGCGGAAATGGTGATCGGCGTTCTCGCGGCCCTGCTGTTGAACCAGCAGTTCTATGGCCGCACGGTGCTGCGCGCCCTCTTGATCCTGCCCTGGGCTCTGCCGACCGTCGTCAACGCGACCCTGTGGCGGCTCATCTACAATCCGG
Encoded proteins:
- a CDS encoding lipopolysaccharide biosynthesis protein, whose amino-acid sequence is MTSILGSSLLNLAATLVSLMAGFLVSVINARVLGPAGSGTVAYAMWVVVCAAALADRGFPQMVLRYVAALRDQGEAAWQPVVRQAFRSFLPVVLAVFLLLLGYGLYHRTLDRPAPWIWIAASVLFLAYVFSAFSAATARGRGRFGEVAAITAVGSLFQIPLVFIGAFLVGPGGAFLGMLTRYLPQALSLPKHLGRRSASDATTVSPEMQSYRRSMWASDAIDIVLLTRIEYLVIGYFLADADIGYFAAAVVFAGLVGQMTLQLSPAFLVGLTARASSDGTSGPPTELYRNSLRLTALFMMPLGLGGAAVVGPLVPLVFGADFAPAANAAVLFMLASVPAGIAVVPWAYLAAGARGRTLMHVTLFSAALIFALLVVVVPVAGILGAAVVRVLSETLTLAFLLRAASSHGGPTAPWSALLRTLVAASVCGLVAFAVTTVVPGAIGIVLAIGTGALVYLVAIRVLGLIAADEATRLFQLVEARLPGKVRPLAQRLVGLIAASPAGSG
- a CDS encoding ATP-grasp fold amidoligase family protein, which encodes MEKPERKETFLVPGYQQRTLKEMFHHLIWRVIKPLPDKPYLKLKYWVIKGQWPNIDQPRTFCEKVQARKLYDRKPVYATLVDKAAVKPFVAEKLGPAYVTPTYWVGTDLSTVDWTAVPLPAVVKPTHASAQGRFLYAQDDIQRLLAENPAPAWLQLDHAQYNREWAYSGVKPQVLIEAMLVVDGGVPWDYRFFTFNGVVSHIEINLRIDGEGYACHYTPDWEKLPFHDPDYLTFYPGDVPKPARFDEMMRVAQTIGRGFDFLRIDLYASDDWIKLGELTLYPGGGFERFDPPQYDRLIGDKWTLDFDLPNAA
- a CDS encoding extracellular solute-binding protein, whose amino-acid sequence is MLKSIKKSLLGATLIAAVSAPHAFAETTLNALFMAQAAYSEADVRAMTDAFSKANPDVKVNLEFVPYEGLHDKAVLAQGSGSGYDVVLFDVIWPAEYATNNVLVDVSSRITDEMKKGVLPGAWTTVNYDGKSYGMPWILDTKYLFYNKEILEKAGIKAPPKTWAELNDQAKIIKDKGLLATPIAWSWSQAEAAICDYTTLVSAYGGEFLKDGKPAFTEGGGLDALKYMVDSYKSGLTNPNSKEFLEEDVRNVFQNGEAAFALNWTYMYNMANGGKDSKVAGKVGVVPAPGVEGKSTVSAVNGSMGLGVTTTSKHPDEAWKYIVHMTSQETQNAYAKLSLPIWASSYEDAAVTAGQEELIAAAKLGLAAMYPRPTTAKYQELSTALQQAIQEALLDQASPEDALKSAAENSGL
- a CDS encoding TetR/AcrR family transcriptional regulator, which translates into the protein MKTPKAAPAPNDDADASTPMTKTGRQDRRHLRGQASAQRIIDTTIRLIAEEGIAGVTMQRIAREIGSSNALVVFHFGSKEKLFRAVLEYLDEQFARLWEETVNKPGLLAAERVVASIDCARHFRNQHPDWVSVWVVFGSDRQTMQLDRLISLPSDQAYLAQSRTLLAEVARDGGYEGVDTDTLAEGLNYLVQGAWYWDTFNPDMVRSDALHKTAMALLRQAFPRSFPG
- a CDS encoding ROK family transcriptional regulator is translated as MHDLRTIRAKSGTNQEGTSAHNRRVIIEAIRLNGSLSRADLARATRLTKQTISNLIESLEVDGLVASQEVVRGARGQPSTPYRLVPEGAFALGVQIDRHLTRVVAVDLMGHEVARVVANLPPGGPAEGSKLILHLIDTVRRDLVARFPESVHRLAGLGVAMPGPFGLPPSDDDTWMMAQWQSFPLVETLAAGTGLVTSLQNDATACATAERMNGAADGLDHAVCIYFGYGIGAGLILGGELYTGSNSNAGEIGMVLFSRGGTQSPLEHRASLASLFQHLGLDSATTEAYADVERLTLAGDPRILDWIAGAAADMRQAVHMVETIFDPQTVILSGSAPGPLANRLFEAMFPLLPSNADRPDRSLPRLQIGMIGLWAVALGAAAEPIRRAFDPRFSAILKDAP